The following coding sequences are from one Stigmatopora nigra isolate UIUO_SnigA chromosome 10, RoL_Snig_1.1, whole genome shotgun sequence window:
- the tardbpb gene encoding TAR DNA-binding protein 43 isoform X1 yields the protein MAEVYVRVAEEENEEPMEIPSEDDGTVLLSTVSAQFPGACGLRFRSPVSQCMRGVRIVEGVLHAPETGWGNMVYVVNYPKDNKRKMEEIDASLAVKMKRNDLKTSDLIVLGLPWKTTEQDLKEYFSTFGEVIMVQVKRDGRSGNSKGFGFVRFTEYECQEKVIAQRHMIDGRWCDCKFPNSKVNMQGPDEPMRSRKVFVGRCTEDMTTDELRQFFMQYGEVTDVFIPKPFRAFAFVTFADDQVAQSLCGEDLIVKGVSVHISNAEPKHGNRQFDRTTRFGNGFGAQAFGASRGGMGSGGNSNMANFGSFSLNPAMMAAAQAALQSSWGMMGMLASQQSSSSGSGGGGGGGGGSGRDQNQSFGGGNGNYGAGSASLGWGAGSNSTSGGSGFSSGFGSSMESKSSGWGM from the exons ATGGCCGAGGTATACGTTCGAGTGGCCGAGGAGGAAAATGAGGAGCCAATGGAGATTCCGTCGGAGGACGACGGTACTGTTTTGTTGTCGACTGTGTCGGCCCAGTTCCCCGGAGCGTGCGGCCTCAGGTTCAGGAGCCCCGTGTCCCAATGTATGCGTGGGGTCCGAATCGTCGAGGGGGTTCTACACGCCCCCGAAACCGGCTGGGGAAACATGGTGTACGTGGTCAACTACCCGAAAG ataacaaaagaaaaatggaagaaatCGACGCCTCATTGGCCGTAAAAATGAAGCGCAACGACTTGAAGACGTCAGACTTGATCGTGCTAGGTCTTCCTTGGAAAACCACGGAGCAGGACCTGAAAGAATACTTCAGTACTTTTGGAGAAGTCATCATGGTCCAG GTAAAACGAGACGGAAGGTCGGGAAATTCCAAAGGCTTTGGATTTGTGAGGTTCACAGAGTACGAATGCCAGGAAAAGGTCATAGCCCAGCGCCATATGATTGATGGCAGGTGGTGCGATTGCAAGTTCCCCAACTCCAAGGTGAATATG CAAGGGCCGGATGAGCCCATGAGGAGCCGAAAAGTCTTTGTGGGTCGATGCACGGAAGATATGACCACCGACGAGCTGAGGCAGTTTTTTATGCAGTATGGAGAGGTCACAGATGTCTTCATCCCCAAGCCATTCCGGGCTTTTGCTTTTGTTACCTTTGCGGATGATCAG GTGGCTCAGTCGCTCTGCGGTGAAGACCTGATCGTCAAAGGCGTGAGCGTCCACATCTCCAACGCCGAGCCCAAACACGGCAACCGACAATTCGACCGCACGACCCGCTTCGGCAACGGCTTCGGCGCCCAGGCGTTCGGAGCCAGCCGCGGAGGCATGGGGAGCGGCGGCAATAGTAACATGGCCAATTTCGGTTCCTTCAGCCTCAATCCCGCCATGATGGCGGCGGCCCAGGCCGCCCTGCAGAGCAGTTGGGGGATGATGGGAATGTTGGCTAGCCAGCAGTCGTCCTCCTCGGGCTCTGGCGGTGGCGGAGGAGGGGGCGGTGGCTCTGGCCGGGACCAGAATCAGTCCTTTGGCGGGGGGAACGGCAACTACGGAGCCGGCTCGGCCAGTTTGGGCTGGGGCGCGGGCTCAAACTCCACCAGTGGAGGTAGTGGATTTAGCTCGGGGTTTGGCTCCAGCATGGAGTCAAAGTCTTCCGGGTGGGGTATGTAA
- the tardbpb gene encoding TAR DNA-binding protein 43 isoform X2: MAEVYVRVAEEENEEPMEIPSEDDGTVLLSTVSAQFPGACGLRFRSPVSQCMRGVRIVEGVLHAPETGWGNMVYVVNYPKDNKRKMEEIDASLAVKMKRNDLKTSDLIVLGLPWKTTEQDLKEYFSTFGEVIMVQVKRDGRSGNSKGFGFVRFTEYECQEKVIAQRHMIDGRWCDCKFPNSKQGPDEPMRSRKVFVGRCTEDMTTDELRQFFMQYGEVTDVFIPKPFRAFAFVTFADDQVAQSLCGEDLIVKGVSVHISNAEPKHGNRQFDRTTRFGNGFGAQAFGASRGGMGSGGNSNMANFGSFSLNPAMMAAAQAALQSSWGMMGMLASQQSSSSGSGGGGGGGGGSGRDQNQSFGGGNGNYGAGSASLGWGAGSNSTSGGSGFSSGFGSSMESKSSGWGM, from the exons ATGGCCGAGGTATACGTTCGAGTGGCCGAGGAGGAAAATGAGGAGCCAATGGAGATTCCGTCGGAGGACGACGGTACTGTTTTGTTGTCGACTGTGTCGGCCCAGTTCCCCGGAGCGTGCGGCCTCAGGTTCAGGAGCCCCGTGTCCCAATGTATGCGTGGGGTCCGAATCGTCGAGGGGGTTCTACACGCCCCCGAAACCGGCTGGGGAAACATGGTGTACGTGGTCAACTACCCGAAAG ataacaaaagaaaaatggaagaaatCGACGCCTCATTGGCCGTAAAAATGAAGCGCAACGACTTGAAGACGTCAGACTTGATCGTGCTAGGTCTTCCTTGGAAAACCACGGAGCAGGACCTGAAAGAATACTTCAGTACTTTTGGAGAAGTCATCATGGTCCAG GTAAAACGAGACGGAAGGTCGGGAAATTCCAAAGGCTTTGGATTTGTGAGGTTCACAGAGTACGAATGCCAGGAAAAGGTCATAGCCCAGCGCCATATGATTGATGGCAGGTGGTGCGATTGCAAGTTCCCCAACTCCAAG CAAGGGCCGGATGAGCCCATGAGGAGCCGAAAAGTCTTTGTGGGTCGATGCACGGAAGATATGACCACCGACGAGCTGAGGCAGTTTTTTATGCAGTATGGAGAGGTCACAGATGTCTTCATCCCCAAGCCATTCCGGGCTTTTGCTTTTGTTACCTTTGCGGATGATCAG GTGGCTCAGTCGCTCTGCGGTGAAGACCTGATCGTCAAAGGCGTGAGCGTCCACATCTCCAACGCCGAGCCCAAACACGGCAACCGACAATTCGACCGCACGACCCGCTTCGGCAACGGCTTCGGCGCCCAGGCGTTCGGAGCCAGCCGCGGAGGCATGGGGAGCGGCGGCAATAGTAACATGGCCAATTTCGGTTCCTTCAGCCTCAATCCCGCCATGATGGCGGCGGCCCAGGCCGCCCTGCAGAGCAGTTGGGGGATGATGGGAATGTTGGCTAGCCAGCAGTCGTCCTCCTCGGGCTCTGGCGGTGGCGGAGGAGGGGGCGGTGGCTCTGGCCGGGACCAGAATCAGTCCTTTGGCGGGGGGAACGGCAACTACGGAGCCGGCTCGGCCAGTTTGGGCTGGGGCGCGGGCTCAAACTCCACCAGTGGAGGTAGTGGATTTAGCTCGGGGTTTGGCTCCAGCATGGAGTCAAAGTCTTCCGGGTGGGGTATGTAA
- the cenps gene encoding centromere protein S, with protein sequence MAAGDDETKLRLKATIHFTVGRICQNMSEEYRRKLSRQVVAAITETTFGQCEIFAKDLEAFAKHAKRCTVSADDVKLLARRSTALSTHIQRKSEEVEQEQKALKKKKKNKDADESKE encoded by the exons aTGGCAGCGGGCGACGACGAAACAAAACTG CGACTAAAGGCGACCATCCACTTCACAGTCGGTCGAATTTGTCAGAATATGAGCGAAGAATACCGTAGAAAGTTGAGCCGTCAAGTTGTTGCTGCCATCACGGAGACCACCTTCGGACAGTGTG AAATATTTGCAAAAGATTTGGAAGCATTTGCCAA ACATGCAAAAAGATGCACGGTGTCTGCAGATGATGTCAAACTTTTGGCTCGACGTAGTACTGCATTG TCAACGCACATACAGAGGAAAAGCGAAGAAGTGGAACAAGAGCAGAAagctttaaaaaagaagaagaagaacaaagaCGCTGACGAGAGCAAAGAATGA
- the rbp7b gene encoding retinoid-binding protein 7: MASNYSGTWDMVSNVNFEGYMIALGIDFATRKMAAMLKPRKVIEQEGHQFTVKTLTSFRNYDVAFKVGEEFKEVTKGMDNRLCQSMVNWEKDKLVCVQRGEKKNRGWTHWIQGDELHLELTCEDQVCKQVYKRSL, from the exons ATGGCGTCCAACTACTCCGGGACGTGGGACATGGTTAGTAATGTCAACTTTGAAGGATACATGATTGCTCTTG GGATTGATTTCGCAACCCGCAAAATGGCGGCCATGTTGAAGCCTCGGAAAGTGATCGAACAAGAAGGTCATCAATTCACCGTCAAGACTCTGACCAGTTTTAGGAATTATGATGTTGCGTTCAAGGTTGGGGAGGAATTTAAAGAGGTCACCAAGGGAATGGATAATCGGTTATGCCAG aGTATGGTCAACTGGGAAAAGGACAAGCTAGTGTGTGTTCagcgtggggaaaaaaagaatcgaGGTTGGACTCACTGGATTCAGGGAGATGAGCTTCACTTG GAGCTCACCTGTGAGGATCAAGTCTGCAAGCAAGTTTACAAAAGGTCACTCTGA
- the LOC144202590 gene encoding uncharacterized protein LOC144202590 produces the protein MFLYLLILLAYQSSRWIPKNRRLKFQIVNAMFAGLVLVPQLYVLTRPKSARYCRRPLLSNLVASVALSIVATGFSVVFTVLDAVSQGLWASCHVFGLMSFGQGVCSAILTLTAASCAITTPELYEVSFCIVVASVLSTAALAVKGGLWLTKRRQQ, from the exons ATGTTTCTGTACTTGCTGATCCTCCTCGCTTACCAATCCAGCAGATGGATCCCCAAGAACCGTAGGTTGAAATT TCAAATCGTCAACGCCATGTTCGCAGGCCTTGTTTTGGTCCCTCAGCTGTACGTCCTAACAAG GCCAAAATCAGCAAGATACTGCCGGAGACCATTGCTGAGCAACTTGGTCGCCTCTGTTGCGTTGTCCATTGTCGCCACAG GTTTTTCGGTGGTTTTTACAGTTTTAGATGCAGTATCTCAAGGACTCTGGGCGTCCTGTCATGTTTTTGGACTGATGTCTTTCGGGCAAGGGGTTTGCTCGGCGATTTTGACACTCACTGCGGcttcatgt GCGATAACTACACCGGAACTGTATGAAGTGTCATTTTGTATCGTGGTTGCATCTGTTTTGAGTACAG CAGCGCTGGCGGTCAAAGGCGGACTGTGGCTAACAAAAAGGCGACAACAATGA
- the h6pd gene encoding GDH/6PGL endoplasmic bifunctional protein: protein MYPIALLLLLALSATGGHGENRQNGGHVSVVVIGGTGDLAKKYLWQGFFQLYLQQVSSGNSFSFYAAGQTPAKKATPIFFAILKTVHCPKDVSEERCAVVKDQFLRLSRYRQLKSLEDYRELSRDIEREVREEDLTEIGRLFYLSVPAFTYADIAGKVGSSCRPSGGAVWLRVVLEKPFGHDLRSAEVLAGQLGNALRDEEMYRIDHYLGKQVVSKILPFRVENKKFLNPIWNKHHIERIEIVLKETLDVQGRIPFYNEYGVIRDVIQNHLTEVLALLTMPLPTNLTNSQELLQNKLHFFTSFLPLGKKQAVLGQYQAYQSEVQQELNKTKDHVAITPTFAAVLTHMDSAQFEGVPILLISGKMLDERVGYARVLFKNDQFCLQANMVCKPKQILFYFGHGSLQFPAVLVSKNLFKPSIVEKTWKEVTDHPKIHILGSPLSDYYIQTPKVQREAYTELISQIFAGRKDSFISTENLLASWNLWTPLLESLTGTFPRVYPGGVDNADFLDLLLKGKEIDFKADLVLVDRAEDPSPKNFFVKRGKFRGADMVSAWAEELVQRLAVDIQSAAQTAILQDGVFHLALSGGSTPIALFHRLALHHFAFPWSHTHIWMVDERCVPLNHPQSNFHNIHQHLLQHVRIPYLNIHPMTMEIRRRICDEKDSATSLYREEIDRWIDGSKFHFVLLGVGQDMHTASLFPGTPAGLNANRLVIFTESPVEPRRRVSLTLDAINKAQQVAMLVMGKSKHDLVTQLSRVKDDANKWPVTGVKPTNGTLTWYIDYDALLR from the exons ATGTATCCAATTGCACTCTTGCTTCTGCTAGCATTGAGCGCTACGGGAGGACACGGCGAAAACCGCCAAAACGGCGGCCATGTTTCCGTGGTCGTCATCGGAGGTACAGGAGACTTAGCCAAAAAGTATCTATGGCAGGGTTTCTTCCAACTCTACCTCCAACAAGTCAGCAGTGGCAACAGTTTCTCCTTCTACGCCGCCGGCCAAACCCCCGCCAAGAAGGCCACGCCCATATTCTTCGCCATCCTGAAAACCGTACATTGCCCAAAAGACGTCTCCGAAGAACGTTGTGCTGTGGTCAAGGATCAGTTTTTACGGTTGTCACGTTATCGACAACTCAAGAGTCTCGAAGACTACCGGGAATTGAGCCGGGATATCGAACGGGAAGTTCGGGAAGAAGACTTGACGGAGATTGGACGACTTTTCTACCTATCCGTACCGGCGTTTACTTACGCGGATATCGCGGGGAAAGTCGGAAGTAGCTGCAGGCCTAGTGGGGGCGCTGTTTGGCTCAGAGTGGTTTTGGAAAAACCTTTTGGACATGATTTGAGGAGTGCCGAGGTTTTGGCGGGTCAGCTTGGGAACGCCTTGCGGGATGAAGAAATGTACAGGATTGACCATTACTTGGGGAAGCAG GTGGTCTCAAAGATTCTCCCGTTCAGGGTTGAAAACAAGAAGTTCCTCAATCCCATCTGGAATAAGCATCATATTGAGAGAATAGAGATTGTACTGAAAGAGACACTGGATGTACAAG GCCGCATCCCCTTCTACAACGAATATGGCGTCATCCGAGACGTAATCCAAAACCACCTAACAGAAGTCCTGGCTCTCCTAACCATGCCACTTCCCACCAATCTCACCAACAGCCAAGAACTTCTCCAAAACAAACTCCACTTCTTCACCTCGTTCCTACCCTTGGGCAAAAAACAAGCCGTTCTGGGCCAATACCAGGCCTACCAATCCGAAGTCCAACAGGAGCTCAACAAAACCAAAGACCATGTCGCCATCACACCAACATTTGCAG CCGTCTTAACACACATGGACTCGGCACAATTTGAGGGTGTTCCCATCCTCCTGATATCCGGGAAAATGCTAGATGAACGAGTAGGATACGCCCGagttctcttcaaaaacgaccaaTTCTGTCTCCAAGCTAACATGGTCTGCAAACCCAAACAAATCCTCTTCTACTTCGGTCATGGTAGTCTACAATTCCCAGCAGTTCTCGTCTCCAAGAATCTCTTCAAGCCTTCAATCGTTGAAAAAACCTGGAAAGAAGTGACAGACCACCCAAAAATCCACATCCTGGGGTCACCTTTATCCGACTACTACATCCAGACTCCAAAAGTACAACGAGAAGCCTACACCGAGCTCATCTCGCAGATCTTCGCCGGCCGTAAAGACAGTTTCATCAGCACGGAGAACCTTCTAGCATCATGGAACCTATGGACGCCATTACTCGAGAGTTTAACCGGCACCTTTCCGCGGGTTTACCCAGGCGGGGTTGACAACGCCGACTTCCTGGACCTCCTCTTGAAAGGGAAGGAGATCGACTTCAAGGCCGATTTAGTCCTGGTAGACCGAGCTGAGGACCCTTCGCCGAAGAATTTCTTCGTCAAGCGAGGAAAATTCCGTGGCGCCGACATGGTATCCGCCTGGGCTGAAGAACTAGTGCAGCGATTGGCTGTTGACATCCAATCGGCGGCTCAAACGGCCATTCTTCAAGATGGCGTTTTCCACTTAGCCCTTTCTGGTGGTTCCACGCCAATCGCACTCTTCCACAGATTAGCATTACACCATTTTGCCTTCCCCTGGAGCCACACCCACATCTGGATGGTGGATGAACGTTGTGTACCACTCAACCACCCACAATCCAACTTCCATAACATACACCAGCACCTCTTACAGCATGTTCGAATCCCGTATTTGAACATCCACCCTATGACGATGGAGATCCGGCGCCGTATTTGCGACGAAAAGGACAGTGCGACGTCGCTATATCGGGAAGAAATCGACCGATGGATTGACGGTTCAAAGTTCCACTTCGTGCTACTAGGAGTCGGACAAGACATGCATACAGCGTCGCTCTTCCCCGGCACCCCTGCGGGTTTGAACGCGAACCGTTTGGTGATATTCACCGAAAGCCCTGTTGAGCCGAGACGTCGCGTTAGCCTCACGTTGGATGCTATTAATAAAGCCCAGCAGGTGGCGATGTTGGTGATGGGCAAGAGTAAACATGATTTGGTAACCCAGCTGAGTCGAGTTAAGGATGATGCAAATAAATGGCCTGTGACGGGGGTGAAACCAACCAATGGTACGCTGACCTGGTATATTGACTATGATGCGCTTTTGCGGTAA